The Nitrososphaerota archaeon genome has a segment encoding these proteins:
- a CDS encoding 50S ribosomal protein L5: MKTVQIQSETPMKAIRVEKVVLNIGVGKAGEPHEKARKVLQELTEQKPAARAARDSIRDFGIHKGEPIGAIVTLRKSKAIDVLKRILAARDNKVSTKSFDDNGNFSFGVKEHIEVPGIRYNPDIGIFGFDVSVVLSRPGKRVSSRKRGRSKIGLSHRITKEEAVAFAREQLGMEVVE; the protein is encoded by the coding sequence ATGAAAACAGTTCAAATTCAATCAGAAACGCCGATGAAGGCTATAAGGGTAGAAAAGGTTGTTCTAAACATTGGGGTAGGGAAAGCCGGAGAGCCGCATGAGAAAGCTAGGAAGGTTCTCCAAGAGCTTACGGAACAAAAGCCTGCCGCAAGAGCTGCGAGAGACTCTATTAGAGACTTTGGAATTCACAAAGGAGAACCAATAGGGGCCATTGTGACGTTAAGAAAGTCCAAGGCAATAGATGTCTTGAAGAGGATTCTTGCAGCGAGAGATAACAAAGTTAGCACAAAATCATTTGACGATAACGGAAACTTTTCTTTCGGTGTTAAGGAGCACATAGAAGTTCCTGGCATTCGCTATAACCCTGATATCGGAATATTCGGCTTTGACGTTTCTGTTGTTTTGAGTAGGCCAGGAAAAAGGGTAAGTTCTAGGAAAAGAGGCAGGTCAAAAATCGGTCTATCTCATAGAATAACAAAAGAGGAAGCAGTAGCGTTCGCAAGAGAGCAGCTTGGAATGGAGGTAGTCGAGTAA
- a CDS encoding 30S ribosomal protein S19: MGQLQAMSMESLLALLPSRQRRSFNRGISEEKRELLEEIRRARDSKKEAIIKTHVRDMVILPSMLGMKIHVYTGKEFAAVDIKPEMVGHFLGEFAITNKKVVHGTPGIGASRSSLYVPLK; the protein is encoded by the coding sequence ATGGGACAGCTTCAGGCAATGTCTATGGAGTCACTATTAGCATTGCTTCCCTCAAGACAAAGGAGATCGTTTAATAGAGGTATCTCGGAGGAAAAGAGGGAGCTTCTTGAAGAAATACGACGTGCAAGAGATTCCAAGAAAGAAGCCATCATAAAGACTCATGTAAGGGACATGGTAATATTACCCAGCATGCTTGGAATGAAGATACATGTCTACACTGGAAAGGAATTTGCTGCAGTGGATATAAAACCTGAAATGGTCGGTCATTTCCTCGGTGAATTTGCAATAACCAACAAAAAGGTCGTGCACGGAACTCCAGGTATAGGAGCTTCTCGATCAAGCCTATATGTACCCTTAAAGTGA
- a CDS encoding 30S ribosomal protein S4e, whose amino-acid sequence MTGSTKLNRTQAPTFWGVPRKSNHLAPNTSSGSHPKALSIPLIVLIRDVLKLAKTAKEVRTAIIYGGVIVDGVARRTPNFPVGLMDVLEMRSLGKIFRLVPTKTRTLYPIEVAEGEKNLKLCAIKNKVSVRKNMVQYGTHDGRSLLTGPEVNMRVSDSALIEVPSQKIAKHIAMKKGSVVIVTGGERQGEVGTLNAIKLGTVTRPRMANVEINGNSIEIPAELVMVVGDGKPVVTVSVS is encoded by the coding sequence ATGACTGGTAGTACTAAACTCAATAGGACACAAGCTCCAACATTCTGGGGAGTGCCTAGAAAGAGCAATCATTTAGCTCCAAATACTTCATCTGGTTCTCATCCAAAGGCCTTGAGCATCCCTCTTATAGTCCTCATTCGGGACGTATTGAAACTTGCAAAAACTGCGAAAGAAGTGAGAACTGCTATCATATACGGCGGTGTAATTGTTGATGGAGTTGCACGAAGAACCCCAAATTTCCCTGTAGGCTTGATGGATGTTTTGGAGATGCGTTCGCTTGGCAAGATTTTCAGGCTAGTCCCTACAAAAACTCGCACCCTTTACCCAATTGAAGTTGCAGAAGGTGAAAAGAACTTGAAACTATGCGCAATTAAGAATAAGGTGTCAGTGCGCAAAAATATGGTTCAGTACGGGACGCACGATGGACGATCATTGCTTACTGGACCGGAAGTCAATATGAGGGTCAGCGATTCTGCACTGATAGAAGTACCTTCGCAAAAGATTGCCAAACATATAGCTATGAAAAAAGGCTCTGTAGTAATTGTTACTGGAGGAGAGAGACAAGGAGAAGTTGGTACTTTGAATGCGATAAAACTAGGAACAGTTACAAGGCCGCGTATGGCAAACGTAGAAATAAACGGCAACAGCATAGAAATACCTGCAGAACTTGTAATGGTAGTGGGAGATGGCAAACCCGTAGTTACAGTGTCAGTGAGTTAG
- a CDS encoding 30S ribosomal protein S8, whose product MVANDILANLFSTMYNNEMRNKKECLIVPSSNLAVKVLKTMQSSKYIGEFETIDDGVSGKIRIQLLGRINRCGVISPRFAVRGKEFGRWERQYLPAVGMGVLIVSTSQGIMSHKEAQEKQVGGRLIGYVY is encoded by the coding sequence ATGGTAGCAAATGACATTTTAGCAAATCTATTTTCAACAATGTATAACAACGAGATGAGGAACAAGAAGGAGTGTCTAATAGTTCCTTCATCAAACTTGGCGGTAAAAGTTCTAAAAACCATGCAAAGCAGCAAATATATCGGAGAATTCGAAACTATTGATGACGGTGTCAGTGGAAAGATTAGAATTCAGCTCCTTGGAAGGATTAACAGGTGCGGCGTCATATCGCCAAGGTTCGCAGTTAGGGGTAAGGAGTTCGGAAGGTGGGAACGTCAATACCTACCTGCAGTGGGCATGGGAGTCCTAATAGTTTCAACTTCACAGGGAATAATGTCACACAAAGAAGCGCAGGAGAAGCAAGTAGGGGGGAGATTGATTGGCTATGTCTACTAA
- the rpmC gene encoding 50S ribosomal protein L29 produces MIAMKANDLRNLSEDDLMAKYAEFQAELSRVKAAAARGAAKKEVGKIRPLRKNIARILTVLNEKEAEGDNE; encoded by the coding sequence ATGATAGCAATGAAAGCGAATGATCTTAGAAACCTATCAGAAGATGATCTGATGGCGAAATATGCAGAGTTTCAAGCGGAGCTGTCAAGGGTTAAAGCTGCGGCAGCAAGAGGGGCCGCTAAGAAAGAAGTAGGAAAAATTAGGCCTCTAAGAAAGAACATTGCCCGTATACTTACCGTTCTGAATGAAAAGGAAGCTGAGGGAGACAATGAATAA
- the rplV gene encoding 50S ribosomal protein L22, whose translation MPQFKYSFAGYDPLVHVRSSGREVDCSPKAAREVCEAIKGKTLPRARSFLEDVASMKIPVAFRRYKLKVGHKSQLQGFPSGRFPQKTAKEILAVLDNLEANAEFKGFDTEKIKIIHAVAHRGRKTLGYTPRAHGRSSPSLNTLTHVELVAGEA comes from the coding sequence TTGCCGCAATTCAAGTACAGTTTTGCTGGTTACGATCCACTAGTCCATGTACGTTCTAGTGGCCGAGAGGTAGACTGCAGTCCGAAAGCAGCACGAGAAGTTTGTGAAGCTATAAAGGGGAAAACATTGCCACGTGCCAGATCATTTCTAGAAGATGTTGCTTCTATGAAAATTCCCGTGGCGTTCAGACGTTACAAATTAAAGGTCGGACACAAGTCACAACTACAGGGCTTTCCCTCAGGGAGATTTCCTCAGAAAACGGCTAAAGAAATTCTGGCAGTTCTTGATAACCTTGAAGCGAATGCTGAATTTAAGGGATTTGACACTGAAAAAATCAAGATCATTCATGCCGTTGCTCATCGTGGTAGGAAAACGCTCGGGTATACACCCCGCGCCCATGGTCGCTCTTCTCCAAGCCTTAACACCCTGACGCATGTAGAACTCGTTGCAGGTGAAGCCTAA
- a CDS encoding 30S ribosomal protein S14 — MKVRHGKPRKFGKGARWCRRCGQYGAMIQKYNLLLCRQCFREVAPKLSFKKYD, encoded by the coding sequence GTGAAAGTACGACACGGTAAACCAAGAAAGTTCGGAAAAGGAGCAAGGTGGTGCAGGCGTTGCGGACAATATGGAGCTATGATTCAGAAATACAACCTGCTATTGTGTAGGCAATGCTTCAGGGAAGTGGCTCCCAAGCTTAGTTTCAAGAAATATGATTAG
- a CDS encoding 50S ribosomal protein L4, translating into MKVAVYDLDGKEAEKAELPEIFSYDYRPDIIRKAFYALRSHSMQRQGRDPMAGMRTSALSWNTGRGVARMARVKGEGNSRAGQAAGVASVVYGRQAHHPVSERVVYQNLNRKERRLALVSAIAATSKSEVVLARGHKVSKKVTLPLIVSDDIQSVSKARNLKIALVKLNLEEELARIANRKALSGTARLRGRTKKQPVGPLIVVADDKGISNAAEGLPGIKAVLARNLSTLDLAPGASAGRLTIWSRSALSALPKTIYQRVRVVAT; encoded by the coding sequence ATGAAAGTTGCTGTCTATGATTTAGATGGGAAGGAAGCTGAAAAAGCCGAGCTTCCTGAAATATTCTCCTATGATTATCGACCTGACATAATTCGAAAGGCTTTCTATGCATTAAGGTCGCATTCTATGCAGAGACAGGGCAGGGATCCGATGGCAGGGATGAGGACTAGCGCACTCTCATGGAACACGGGGAGAGGAGTTGCAAGAATGGCAAGAGTAAAGGGAGAAGGAAACTCACGTGCAGGGCAGGCTGCAGGCGTTGCATCAGTTGTGTATGGAAGGCAGGCTCACCACCCAGTATCAGAAAGGGTCGTTTATCAGAACCTTAACCGCAAAGAGAGAAGGCTTGCTCTGGTATCTGCAATTGCCGCGACATCAAAAAGTGAGGTCGTTCTTGCAAGGGGTCATAAGGTTTCAAAAAAGGTAACATTGCCCTTAATTGTCAGTGACGATATACAAAGCGTTTCAAAGGCCAGAAACCTCAAGATAGCGCTTGTAAAGCTCAACCTTGAAGAGGAACTTGCACGGATTGCAAATAGAAAGGCACTCTCTGGAACTGCAAGACTGCGGGGGAGGACGAAGAAGCAACCAGTTGGCCCGTTAATAGTAGTAGCTGACGACAAGGGGATATCGAACGCCGCAGAAGGATTACCAGGTATCAAAGCAGTTCTGGCAAGGAACCTTTCTACTCTTGATCTAGCTCCAGGTGCCAGTGCAGGTAGGCTAACTATATGGTCAAGATCAGCACTTTCAGCACTCCCAAAAACAATCTATCAGAGGGTGAGAGTAGTTGCTACCTGA
- a CDS encoding DUF92 domain-containing protein, whose amino-acid sequence MLRAKILAFCRSTQSNENCITSKSIFSTYPEFLLNSLPFSTAEIALFIPILIVLTLLAYKLRFLDASGAVSASVVGLLIYYGGGLGWFITLVFFFVVSSLLTKYRHDEKRSMGIVQEKYGARGWTNVLANGGFASFFAIIELVYGGDFYTAAYLGTISTAFADTLGTEIGLLSKSEPRSIMPPFRRLVRGQSGAVSSLGLLAGFLGSLSCGVLAAFLGLANSDPLRVIAIVFAGGAVGSTVDSFLGATIQGSGECVICGKRTEMLVHHDKPTKHVRGLRFFENNVVNLISTGFGAAVSLALFLIV is encoded by the coding sequence ATCTTACGCGCTAAAATTCTTGCTTTTTGCAGATCAACTCAAAGCAATGAAAACTGCATCACGTCTAAAAGTATTTTTAGCACTTATCCTGAATTTTTGCTGAACTCGTTGCCTTTTTCTACGGCGGAGATTGCTCTCTTCATCCCGATACTGATAGTACTGACGCTCTTGGCATATAAGCTTCGTTTCCTTGACGCTTCCGGCGCAGTCTCTGCAAGTGTAGTAGGTCTTCTGATATACTATGGAGGAGGCCTAGGGTGGTTTATTACACTAGTATTCTTTTTTGTGGTCTCATCCCTGCTGACGAAGTACAGACATGACGAGAAACGTTCTATGGGTATAGTACAGGAGAAATATGGTGCAAGAGGATGGACAAATGTGCTTGCCAATGGAGGTTTCGCTTCATTTTTTGCAATCATTGAACTTGTTTATGGCGGTGATTTCTATACTGCGGCATATCTTGGGACTATTTCCACTGCATTTGCAGATACTCTGGGGACAGAAATAGGGCTCTTGAGCAAAAGCGAGCCACGCTCAATAATGCCTCCATTCAGGAGGCTCGTCAGGGGGCAGTCGGGGGCTGTGAGTAGTCTTGGCCTGCTGGCAGGCTTTCTTGGCTCTCTTTCCTGCGGCGTTCTTGCAGCCTTCTTGGGACTAGCGAATAGTGATCCTCTGCGTGTTATTGCTATTGTCTTTGCAGGTGGGGCTGTGGGTAGCACCGTCGACAGTTTCCTCGGGGCAACGATACAGGGCTCTGGAGAATGCGTAATATGTGGTAAGAGGACGGAAATGCTGGTTCATCATGATAAGCCCACCAAGCACGTGAGGGGTTTGAGATTCTTCGAGAATAATGTCGTGAATCTGATTTCTACGGGTTTTGGTGCCGCAGTTTCACTTGCTTTATTTTTGATAGTATGA
- the rplX gene encoding 50S ribosomal protein L24 yields the protein MATKRTKARKKYFSAPLHVYSKRVSAVLSDDLKEKYGKRSARVRKDDNVRIVRGEFKGIEGKVTKVYSAEGRISIVGVNRDKLKGGQIPIKIHASKVIMTGLNLSDKFRKSSIEGDKL from the coding sequence ATGGCTACAAAGCGTACAAAGGCACGAAAAAAGTACTTCAGTGCACCTCTACATGTTTATTCGAAAAGAGTTTCTGCGGTGCTTTCTGATGATCTTAAGGAAAAATATGGGAAGCGATCGGCAAGAGTACGTAAAGACGATAACGTAAGGATAGTTAGAGGAGAATTCAAAGGAATAGAGGGCAAAGTAACAAAAGTTTATAGTGCAGAAGGCAGAATTTCTATAGTAGGCGTCAATAGGGACAAGTTAAAAGGCGGTCAAATACCGATAAAGATACACGCCTCGAAGGTAATCATGACTGGCCTGAATCTGTCAGATAAATTCAGAAAGAGTAGCATAGAAGGAGATAAGTTATAG
- a CDS encoding MarR family transcriptional regulator, giving the protein MGGTKKKPLAQAERAQTKQDEPKKDEKKSGKADKSIQQQKLQSITVPKMDDNQIAKVFGGMKAITIYKTAKALNVNASIATTFLKSLESRSTIKRVGGYSGHYIWQFARAG; this is encoded by the coding sequence TTGGGCGGAACCAAGAAAAAGCCCCTAGCACAAGCAGAAAGGGCACAAACCAAGCAGGACGAGCCTAAGAAGGATGAGAAGAAGTCAGGCAAGGCAGACAAATCTATCCAGCAGCAGAAATTACAGTCAATTACAGTTCCAAAGATGGATGATAACCAGATCGCAAAGGTCTTTGGAGGCATGAAGGCAATTACCATTTACAAGACTGCAAAGGCGTTGAACGTTAACGCATCTATAGCAACAACATTCCTGAAGAGTTTAGAATCCAGATCCACGATCAAAAGGGTAGGAGGATACAGCGGCCACTATATCTGGCAGTTTGCAAGAGCTGGCTAG
- a CDS encoding 50S ribosomal protein L2, translating to MGKRILVRRRGKGGTQWRAPSKGKIAPAKYPLFNPEELVTGKIVDIVHERGRSAPLSKILFKGSINYVPAVAGLTVDSDIYMGASAPLQQGSVLPLASIPEGSEICNIERRFGDGGKLVRVSGTSAILFSKTGDNSIIRFPSGKSFIISSKCRASLGKIAGGGKTEKPFLRAGPRYYAKIAKNQQYPRVRGIAMAVVYHPFGGGRHQHPGKSTSTSRNAPPGRKVGLIAPKKTGRKRITRGPIEVSS from the coding sequence ATGGGCAAACGCATTCTGGTAAGAAGGAGAGGAAAAGGCGGCACACAGTGGAGAGCCCCCTCTAAAGGCAAGATAGCTCCAGCGAAATACCCTCTCTTCAATCCTGAAGAATTAGTAACTGGAAAGATAGTAGATATAGTACATGAAAGAGGGAGGTCGGCTCCTCTGTCCAAGATCTTGTTCAAGGGCTCGATAAATTACGTACCCGCAGTTGCAGGTCTAACTGTAGATTCTGACATCTACATGGGAGCAAGCGCTCCTCTTCAGCAGGGAAGCGTTCTGCCTCTTGCGAGTATCCCTGAAGGTTCCGAAATATGCAACATTGAAAGGAGATTTGGTGACGGGGGAAAATTGGTAAGAGTTTCAGGTACCAGTGCGATATTATTTTCAAAGACCGGTGACAATTCTATCATAAGATTCCCGTCTGGCAAGAGTTTTATTATAAGTTCAAAATGCAGGGCAAGCCTTGGCAAAATTGCGGGTGGGGGGAAGACTGAGAAACCGTTCCTCCGAGCAGGCCCACGCTATTATGCTAAGATAGCAAAGAACCAACAGTACCCAAGAGTTAGAGGAATAGCAATGGCAGTAGTTTACCACCCATTTGGGGGAGGAAGACATCAACATCCAGGCAAATCTACATCAACGTCTAGAAATGCACCTCCTGGTAGAAAGGTAGGCTTAATTGCACCCAAGAAGACTGGAAGAAAGAGGATTACGCGAGGGCCTATTGAGGTGAGCAGCTAA
- a CDS encoding 50S ribosomal protein L3: MGHRKHSSPRRGSLAFIPRARRQKLIPRVRTWPTISSDKPTILGIPTFKAGSIHVMTSDDREKTPNFGKPLFNASTVLATVPITIIGFRAYLKGYDGLQPFTDVFAENLPKELERKFKMNTKGSEEKIKPITDNLSNIKQVSALVSVTPEDALLSQKKPFIFEVIIGGGDIKSQVEYAKSMLGKSIKASDVFKAGMMVDVIGVTKGKGFEGPVTRMGIKRKQHKSRKSVRAVGVLNPWHPSTIMYTVPRAGQMGFHQRMDRNKRILAIANAKDQPITPAGGFLHYGNVQNDYLIVKGSVPGPIKRLVTLKLPSRHVKVKAEPPKILQISTVPKR, translated from the coding sequence ATGGGTCATCGAAAGCACAGTTCTCCAAGAAGGGGCTCCCTTGCCTTTATTCCGAGGGCAAGAAGGCAGAAGCTTATTCCTAGAGTGAGAACTTGGCCCACAATATCATCTGATAAGCCAACCATTCTAGGCATCCCAACATTCAAGGCTGGAAGCATTCATGTCATGACCTCGGACGACAGAGAGAAGACGCCCAATTTCGGCAAGCCCCTATTTAATGCATCTACGGTTTTGGCAACGGTTCCAATAACGATAATCGGCTTCAGAGCCTATTTGAAAGGCTATGATGGGCTGCAGCCATTCACTGATGTTTTTGCCGAAAACCTTCCGAAGGAACTTGAACGAAAGTTCAAGATGAATACAAAAGGTTCTGAGGAGAAAATCAAGCCTATTACCGACAATCTGTCAAACATAAAGCAGGTTTCTGCTCTAGTCTCTGTAACGCCAGAAGATGCATTGCTGTCGCAGAAGAAACCATTCATCTTTGAAGTTATAATCGGAGGGGGCGACATAAAGTCGCAGGTTGAATATGCAAAATCTATGCTTGGGAAGAGCATCAAGGCTAGCGATGTCTTCAAAGCCGGTATGATGGTTGATGTTATAGGAGTCACAAAAGGCAAGGGCTTTGAAGGGCCCGTTACTCGTATGGGAATAAAGCGAAAGCAGCATAAGTCACGTAAGAGTGTCAGGGCTGTAGGCGTACTAAATCCTTGGCACCCTAGCACTATCATGTACACGGTGCCACGAGCAGGCCAGATGGGCTTCCACCAGCGCATGGACAGAAACAAGAGGATACTCGCAATTGCTAATGCAAAGGATCAACCAATAACTCCAGCTGGAGGATTTCTACACTACGGAAACGTTCAGAATGACTATCTAATAGTTAAGGGCTCTGTGCCAGGTCCCATCAAGAGGCTCGTTACCCTTAAACTCCCTTCACGCCATGTCAAAGTCAAGGCCGAACCTCCTAAGATTCTGCAGATAAGCACAGTTCCAAAGAGGTAA
- a CDS encoding 50S ribosomal protein L14, protein MSAKSRAVSAKGVTEYKPYITRSIPVYSVITCADNTGAKTLRVVQVQKFKGRLKRIPAACVGDLITVVVKKGPPELQKQTFSAVVIRQKYPVRRLSGTRVVFEDNAAVLMTPEGELKGTDIKGPVASEAAERWARVANVATMIV, encoded by the coding sequence ATGTCAGCTAAATCCCGCGCAGTTTCAGCGAAGGGTGTAACAGAATATAAGCCCTATATTACACGCTCTATACCAGTTTACTCTGTCATTACATGTGCAGATAATACTGGTGCAAAAACCTTGAGGGTTGTCCAAGTTCAGAAATTCAAAGGCAGACTAAAGAGAATACCGGCTGCCTGTGTTGGCGATCTTATTACAGTTGTTGTGAAGAAAGGTCCTCCAGAGCTGCAGAAACAGACTTTTAGCGCGGTGGTAATCAGGCAAAAATATCCTGTAAGAAGGCTGAGTGGTACAAGAGTAGTATTCGAGGATAACGCCGCTGTCCTTATGACACCAGAAGGAGAATTGAAAGGAACCGACATCAAGGGACCAGTAGCGTCTGAAGCAGCGGAGCGGTGGGCGAGGGTCGCTAATGTAGCGACCATGATAGTGTAG
- a CDS encoding 30S ribosomal protein S3, with protein sequence MSAVKNILKNYSRNIELDEYLAKQLAESGFGGVDIVRSQVGTRINVYVMKPGLVIGRRGTGIKQLTEDLEKKFGLPNPQVSVAEVSVPELNPYIMASRIAQSVGRGTAFRRAALFTLNSIMGAGAMGCEIGIAGKLRSERAHFEKYKAGVVPKSGNTAKAIVRDATTDILMKMGLYGIKVRIAVKDAIPKEFELIEKRETRPAIEEKGKVDDSNESE encoded by the coding sequence ATGTCAGCAGTGAAGAACATTCTAAAGAACTATTCAAGAAATATAGAACTTGACGAATATCTTGCCAAACAGCTTGCCGAGTCAGGGTTTGGAGGCGTAGATATAGTAAGAAGTCAGGTCGGGACACGTATTAATGTATACGTTATGAAGCCTGGACTAGTTATTGGAAGAAGGGGTACAGGTATCAAACAGTTAACAGAAGATCTGGAAAAGAAGTTTGGTCTTCCAAATCCACAAGTTTCTGTTGCTGAGGTTTCGGTTCCAGAGTTAAACCCTTACATTATGGCAAGCAGGATAGCGCAGTCAGTAGGGAGAGGGACGGCGTTTAGAAGAGCTGCGCTTTTCACACTTAACAGTATAATGGGCGCAGGCGCAATGGGTTGTGAGATAGGTATAGCTGGCAAGTTGCGTAGTGAAAGGGCGCACTTTGAAAAATACAAAGCAGGGGTCGTCCCCAAGAGCGGCAATACTGCGAAGGCGATTGTTCGTGATGCTACTACGGACATTTTGATGAAGATGGGTCTTTACGGGATTAAGGTTAGGATTGCAGTGAAAGATGCTATCCCAAAAGAATTCGAGCTGATTGAAAAAAGAGAAACAAGACCTGCTATTGAAGAAAAAGGCAAGGTAGATGATAGCAATGAAAGCGAATGA
- a CDS encoding 50S ribosomal protein L23 translates to MLPEEALKIVIRPYVTEKVFNTIDKENKLAFLVDRKANRHTIREAIETLYEARVVSVNTVITSVGKKAYVRFDPSTSASDLASKLGVV, encoded by the coding sequence TTGCTACCTGAAGAAGCATTGAAGATAGTCATTAGACCGTATGTTACAGAGAAGGTCTTCAATACGATAGATAAAGAGAACAAACTTGCATTCTTGGTTGACAGGAAAGCGAACAGACACACGATAAGGGAAGCCATCGAAACATTATATGAAGCTAGGGTGGTATCTGTTAATACCGTGATAACTTCAGTAGGCAAGAAAGCCTACGTGAGATTCGATCCTAGCACATCGGCGTCGGATCTTGCATCAAAGTTAGGTGTTGTCTAA
- a CDS encoding 50S ribosomal protein L6 — MSTKQSKELSMEIEIPSNVTASLKQGIFEIKGPLGTAKKDFNLVRATITVEGKRVKVKPFGRKKKDKAVLGTASSIIKNLIRGVTKGFTYKVKIVFAHFPITVKVKGKEIHVENFYGERSPRVAQIVGDCKASVQGDDVIIQGINIEDVGHTVANIEQATKVRRKDQRIFLDGLYLYEKVKN, encoded by the coding sequence ATGTCTACTAAACAATCTAAGGAACTGAGCATGGAAATCGAGATTCCAAGCAATGTCACGGCATCACTGAAACAGGGCATATTCGAAATAAAAGGTCCTCTAGGAACTGCAAAGAAGGACTTTAACCTAGTTAGGGCGACGATAACTGTAGAAGGAAAGAGGGTTAAGGTTAAACCGTTCGGAAGAAAGAAGAAAGACAAAGCGGTTCTTGGGACAGCGTCATCTATAATCAAGAACTTAATTCGCGGAGTTACAAAAGGTTTTACATACAAAGTGAAAATAGTATTTGCCCACTTCCCTATCACGGTAAAAGTCAAAGGCAAGGAAATACACGTAGAGAACTTTTATGGAGAGCGTTCACCAAGAGTTGCACAGATAGTTGGTGACTGTAAAGCTAGTGTGCAGGGAGACGATGTCATAATTCAAGGAATTAATATCGAAGATGTGGGGCATACCGTTGCAAACATAGAACAGGCAACAAAAGTTCGCAGGAAAGACCAAAGGATCTTCTTAGATGGCCTGTATCTATACGAAAAGGTGAAAAACTAA